From a region of the Rhipicephalus microplus isolate Deutch F79 chromosome X, USDA_Rmic, whole genome shotgun sequence genome:
- the LOC119161446 gene encoding dolichyldiphosphatase 1: MFITLPLRENRQHNMAGGRPGDGPVPGGFDNEIRSWVPLSLTHVEYPAGDWLGKTLAYISLSPLVILVSFGTLVIFRRDLHTITFLCGTLLSEAINFVLKHVIKEARPYKARDNFTEFGMPSSHSQLMWFVATYLAFFVIVRLHHGNSSCPWENLWKCTVIICWFLLAGTVSYSRVYLEYHTWAQVCWGALIGSLLACLWFCLTQFILTPLYPRIVSWHLSELLMLRDTTLIPNVMWFEYTSYRTESRTRQRKLVSMKSQ, translated from the exons ATGTTTATAACGCTGCCTCTGCGGGAAAATCGCCAACACAACATGGCCGGTGGTCGACCTGGGGATGGTCCGGTACCTGGCGGTTTTGACAACGAAATTCGATCATGGGTGCCGCTGTCCCTGACCCACGTCGAGTACCCTGCCG gtGACTGGCTGGGGAAGACTTTAGCTTATATTTCCCTGTCACCATTGGTGATCTTGGTGTCATTTGGAACGCTAGTCATTTTCAGAAGAGATTTGCACACG aTCACATTCTTGTGTGGCACTCTACTCAGTGAGGCCATAAACTTTGTACTTAAGCATGTAATTAAGGAAGCCAGACCATACAAAG CTCGTGATAACTTCACCGAGTTCGGCATGCCATCCAGTCATTCTCAGCTCATGTGGTTTGTGGCAACATATCTGGCTTTCTTTGTTATTGTTCG GTTGCACCATGGCAATAGCAGTTGCCCTTGGGAGAACCTTTGGAAGTGTACTGTGATAATCTGCTGGTTCCTGCTGGCAGGAACTGTTTCATACAGCAG AGTGTACCTGGAATACCACACATGGGCACAGGTGTGCTGGGGAGCTTTGATAGGCTCTCTGCTTGCCTGCCTCTGGTTCTGCTTAACCCAGTTCATACTCACACCGCTTTACCCCCGAATTGTTTCCTG GCACCTCAGTGAATTGCTGATGCTGAGAGACACCACTCTGATTCCTAATGTGATGTGGTTCGAGTACACCTCCTACAGAACTGAGTCGAG